The Micromonospora sp. Llam0 genome includes a window with the following:
- a CDS encoding IS66 family transposase, whose protein sequence is MAVTVSAGAAVEADADAGLRDVLARVVQANERWERLAAQLREENAVLRSENERLSAELAVLQRLVFGRSSERVRPSSPAGDEDEDEDGQSGHGGQSDEQQPRKATRRGPGGRAGRRDYSHLPRVEVFWDFTEGGYCCPQCASPFEAFGDHAFEQVDWRVTVRVVVHRRRRYRRRCRCAGARTVTAPGPPKAIGKGRFGNGFIAMLLVERYVAGRSQNSLIIGLARHGADVSGSTLVGTCAAAGTLLAPLEAQIVARNRDSWHLHADETSWHVFTPDTDTGDGPARWWLWVFIAADTTCFVMDPTRAGTVLARHAGIDPDTGQLTPHDDGGPRRLVVSSDFYTVYASAGRKTDGLTNLYCWAHIRRYFVRAGDANPTQLGYWTRDWLDRIKALYAAHDELTDAWNASVASVSGHAATEAATRLADAFTVWDNVLDAIDTARQAQMASPGLQQPAKKALATLDREWDGLAAHRDHPMISLDNNASERALRRPVVTRKNAYGSRTDDAARLAATVWTVTATAEQAGLNPLTYLTAYLDACGHHGGTPLTGPELQRFLPWTASPADLHTWAQPPPTG, encoded by the coding sequence GTGGCCGTGACGGTTTCGGCGGGTGCTGCGGTGGAGGCGGATGCTGACGCCGGGCTGCGGGATGTTCTGGCTCGGGTGGTGCAGGCCAACGAGCGGTGGGAGCGGCTCGCCGCTCAGTTGCGGGAAGAGAATGCCGTGCTGCGGTCGGAGAACGAGCGGCTCTCGGCGGAGCTGGCGGTGTTGCAGCGGCTGGTGTTCGGCCGTTCGTCGGAGCGGGTCAGGCCATCGTCGCCGGCCGGTGACGAGGACGAGGACGAGGACGGCCAGAGTGGACATGGCGGTCAGTCTGACGAGCAGCAGCCGCGGAAGGCGACGCGGCGGGGGCCGGGTGGCCGGGCCGGCCGCAGGGACTACTCGCACTTGCCGCGGGTGGAGGTGTTCTGGGACTTCACCGAGGGCGGGTACTGCTGCCCGCAGTGCGCGTCGCCGTTCGAGGCGTTCGGTGATCACGCCTTCGAGCAGGTCGATTGGCGGGTGACGGTGCGGGTGGTGGTACACCGCCGCCGCCGGTACCGGCGGCGTTGCCGGTGTGCGGGAGCGAGGACGGTGACCGCACCCGGGCCGCCGAAGGCGATCGGGAAGGGCCGGTTCGGTAACGGCTTCATCGCGATGCTGCTGGTCGAACGGTATGTGGCCGGGCGTTCCCAGAACTCCCTGATCATCGGGCTGGCCCGTCACGGGGCTGACGTCAGCGGGTCGACGCTGGTCGGGACATGCGCGGCGGCCGGGACGTTGCTGGCACCGCTGGAAGCGCAGATCGTCGCCCGTAACCGTGATTCGTGGCATCTGCACGCTGATGAAACCTCGTGGCACGTGTTCACCCCCGATACCGATACCGGTGACGGGCCGGCTCGCTGGTGGCTGTGGGTGTTCATCGCCGCGGACACCACCTGTTTCGTGATGGACCCGACCCGCGCCGGCACCGTTCTGGCCCGGCACGCCGGGATCGACCCCGACACCGGGCAACTGACCCCGCACGACGACGGCGGGCCGCGTCGGCTGGTCGTCTCCAGCGACTTCTACACCGTCTACGCCTCGGCCGGGCGCAAGACCGACGGCCTGACTAACCTGTACTGCTGGGCGCACATCCGCCGGTACTTCGTGCGCGCCGGGGACGCGAACCCGACCCAACTCGGGTACTGGACCCGAGACTGGCTGGACCGGATTAAGGCCCTGTACGCCGCTCACGACGAACTGACCGACGCGTGGAACGCGTCCGTGGCATCCGTATCCGGACACGCCGCGACCGAAGCCGCCACGCGGTTGGCTGACGCGTTCACTGTCTGGGACAACGTCCTGGACGCGATCGACACCGCCCGGCAGGCCCAGATGGCCAGCCCCGGGCTGCAACAACCAGCGAAGAAGGCCCTGGCCACCCTGGACCGAGAATGGGACGGCCTGGCCGCACACCGCGACCACCCCATGATCAGCCTGGACAACAACGCCAGCGAACGCGCGCTACGCAGACCGGTCGTGACCCGCAAGAACGCCTACGGCTCCCGCACCGACGACGCCGCCCGCCTCGCGGCCACCGTCTGGACCGTCACCGCGACCGCCGAACAGGCCGGCCTCAACCCGCTGACCTACCTCACCGCCTACCTCGACGCCTGCGGCCACCACGGCGGCACACCACTGACCGGCCCGGAACTGCAACGATTCCTACCCTGGACCGCGTCTCCCGCCGACCTGCACACCTGGGCCCAGCCACCACCGACCGGCTGA
- a CDS encoding ABC transporter ATP-binding protein: MSDLVTRPPAGSIEPHVQFDGVTFAYRSDLSPAVRDVSFEIHPGETVALVGHSGAGKSTSANLLLRFWDVTAGSVTVGGHDVRDFPQEDLRQLMTLVPQNTFLFNTTIRDNIRLGRADASDEEVEAAARDAQAHEFISGLPDGYDTVAGELGALMSGGQRQRIAIARALLKDAPILVMDEAVSNLDAASEHAVARAMEKARHGRTTLVIAHRLSTIRTADRIVVISEGRVAESGTHEELLAAGGAYVELLASQLDGILDPDSRTASRSGH; this comes from the coding sequence GTGTCCGACCTGGTCACGCGGCCGCCGGCTGGATCGATTGAACCGCATGTCCAGTTCGACGGCGTGACATTTGCCTATCGCAGCGACCTGTCGCCGGCAGTGCGGGACGTGAGTTTCGAGATTCATCCTGGAGAGACGGTCGCGCTGGTGGGGCACTCCGGAGCTGGCAAGTCGACATCCGCGAATCTGCTGCTGCGATTCTGGGACGTCACCGCCGGCTCGGTGACCGTGGGCGGACACGACGTCCGGGATTTCCCGCAGGAGGACCTGCGTCAGCTGATGACGCTGGTCCCACAGAACACGTTCCTGTTCAACACCACCATCCGTGACAACATCCGCCTCGGCCGCGCCGACGCCTCCGACGAGGAGGTCGAGGCCGCCGCGCGGGACGCTCAGGCGCATGAGTTCATCAGCGGCCTGCCGGACGGCTACGACACCGTCGCAGGCGAGCTCGGCGCGCTGATGTCCGGCGGGCAGCGACAACGGATCGCGATAGCACGGGCCCTGCTGAAAGACGCTCCGATTCTTGTCATGGATGAGGCGGTGTCTAACCTCGACGCAGCGAGCGAACACGCTGTCGCTCGGGCGATGGAGAAAGCCCGGCATGGTCGTACCACCCTGGTGATCGCCCACCGGCTGTCCACGATCCGCACCGCCGACCGTATCGTCGTCATCTCCGAAGGGCGGGTGGCGGAGTCCGGCACGCATGAGGAGCTTCTCGCGGCTGGCGGAGCGTACGTCGAGCTACTCGCGTCCCAGCTCGACGGGATCCTCGATCCGGACTCGCGAACAGCGAGTCGGTCAGGTCACTGA
- a CDS encoding class I SAM-dependent methyltransferase: MTNSESAQAVVTEYWSKAGDAYDVHPTSVLHTGEAAGLWRGIWASGLPNPPADVLDVGTGTGLVAMELWRLGYRVTGVDLAEGMLDFARAKARQVQNAPVFAVGDAVSPPFPEGSFDAITARYVLWTLRNAT; this comes from the coding sequence ATGACAAACTCGGAAAGTGCCCAGGCTGTTGTCACGGAGTACTGGAGCAAAGCGGGAGATGCCTACGACGTACATCCGACCAGCGTGCTGCACACCGGTGAGGCGGCCGGACTTTGGCGTGGCATCTGGGCCTCGGGGCTGCCGAATCCGCCGGCCGATGTGCTCGACGTGGGCACCGGCACCGGGCTGGTGGCGATGGAGTTGTGGCGACTCGGCTATCGCGTGACCGGCGTCGACCTCGCCGAGGGCATGCTCGACTTCGCACGTGCCAAAGCACGTCAAGTACAGAACGCGCCTGTCTTCGCGGTCGGCGACGCTGTCTCGCCACCTTTCCCGGAGGGCAGCTTCGACGCGATCACGGCGCGTTACGTGCTCTGGACCTTGCGCAATGCCACGTAG
- a CDS encoding IS4 family transposase, whose translation MDRPVVRPDQVTLGVLISQVSREEVDAAIEVCGVREQRSDGKLPAHVSTYLTLGLALFPDDDYTEVATRVTGSLDRFGCWDAAWSVPTSSAISQARKRLGRRVFAELFERTCGPVAGEAGPTAPAGALGTARGSFLRRWRLLAIDGFTVDVPDSTANAAEFGYAGSGGNRSAFPKARVVALAECGTHAFVAAEIGAYPEGEKTLAQRLYPRLRSDELLTADRGFYSWQAWDTAAATGAALLWRAPTQLDLPVVKILSDGTYLTVLIKPTVRGGRRERLLAAARAGADLTDINSVPDAFDDRGLPVVHLARVVEYDIPDRVGDGTGELIALITTIVDPADAHADELDDRFQGVSGRMRSGSAGSVGRCASCARSRRSGRGRVAGPGRRRR comes from the coding sequence GTGGACCGTCCAGTGGTACGGCCGGATCAGGTGACGCTCGGGGTGCTGATCTCGCAGGTGTCGCGGGAGGAGGTCGACGCCGCGATCGAGGTGTGCGGGGTGCGGGAGCAGCGGTCGGACGGGAAACTGCCGGCGCACGTGAGCACCTACCTGACGTTGGGGTTGGCGTTGTTCCCCGACGATGACTACACCGAGGTCGCGACCAGGGTCACCGGGTCGTTGGACCGGTTCGGGTGCTGGGACGCGGCGTGGAGCGTGCCGACCTCGAGTGCCATCAGCCAGGCGCGGAAACGGTTGGGCCGCCGGGTGTTCGCCGAGCTGTTCGAGCGCACGTGCGGGCCGGTCGCGGGCGAGGCGGGCCCGACAGCGCCGGCGGGCGCGTTGGGGACCGCGCGGGGGTCGTTCCTACGCCGGTGGCGGCTGCTGGCGATCGACGGGTTCACCGTCGATGTGCCCGACAGCACGGCCAACGCGGCCGAGTTCGGCTACGCCGGGTCAGGGGGGAACCGTTCCGCGTTTCCGAAGGCCCGGGTCGTGGCCCTCGCGGAGTGCGGCACCCACGCCTTCGTCGCCGCCGAGATCGGCGCCTACCCGGAAGGGGAGAAGACCCTCGCGCAGCGGCTGTACCCACGGCTACGGTCCGACGAACTACTCACCGCCGACCGGGGGTTCTACTCCTGGCAGGCGTGGGACACCGCCGCCGCGACCGGCGCCGCGCTGCTGTGGCGGGCCCCGACCCAGCTCGACCTGCCCGTGGTCAAGATCCTGTCCGACGGCACCTATCTCACCGTCCTGATCAAACCGACCGTCCGTGGCGGTCGACGGGAACGACTGCTCGCGGCCGCCCGCGCCGGAGCTGACCTGACCGACATCAACAGCGTTCCCGACGCGTTCGACGACCGGGGCCTGCCGGTCGTCCACCTCGCCCGGGTGGTCGAGTACGACATTCCCGACCGCGTCGGCGACGGCACCGGCGAGTTGATCGCCCTGATCACCACCATCGTCGACCCCGCCGACGCCCACGCCGACGAACTAGATGATCGATTCCAAGGGGTCAGTGGTCGAATGCGGTCAGGGAGCGCAGGGTCGGTTGGCCGGTGTGCCAGTTGTGCCAGATCGCGGCGGTCAGGGCGAGGACGCGTTGCAGGACCCGGACGGCGACGCCGGTGA
- a CDS encoding IS982 family transposase: MHVDLDTLATALYVRIDDELKASPHLNRWRPAVGITARITDAELITVSVMQALLGYHNETRWIRYARKSIIHLFPHLPKQPGYNKRLRALTTQLAHFITVLATDTDPWRHPIRIADSTPVPCGTSRETVQRSDLAGWAGYGYCASHSRLFWGLRLHLVTTVHGLPVAFALTNAKTDEREVLIDLVTLQPGMFHHPDGVILVVDKGYRDRDTEIWLNDNDVTVVRPAYRTEPARPGRGLLRAVRQTIESVNQTFKSQLDLEQHGGRTITGVAVRVLQRVLALTAAIWHNWHTGQPTLRSLTAFDH; encoded by the coding sequence GTGCACGTCGATCTGGACACCCTCGCGACCGCACTGTACGTCAGGATCGACGACGAACTGAAGGCGTCCCCGCACCTCAACCGGTGGCGTCCAGCGGTCGGCATCACCGCCCGGATCACCGACGCCGAACTCATCACGGTGTCAGTGATGCAGGCACTACTCGGCTACCACAACGAGACCCGCTGGATCCGCTACGCCCGCAAATCCATCATCCACCTGTTCCCCCACCTGCCCAAACAGCCCGGCTACAACAAACGGCTGCGAGCGCTGACCACCCAACTGGCCCACTTCATCACGGTGCTCGCCACCGACACCGACCCGTGGCGGCACCCGATCCGGATCGCCGACTCCACACCCGTGCCCTGCGGCACATCCCGCGAGACGGTGCAGCGTTCCGACCTGGCCGGCTGGGCCGGCTACGGCTACTGCGCCTCCCACTCCCGGCTGTTCTGGGGACTACGCCTGCACCTGGTCACCACGGTCCACGGACTGCCGGTCGCGTTCGCCCTCACCAACGCCAAGACCGACGAACGTGAAGTCCTCATCGACCTGGTCACCCTGCAACCCGGCATGTTCCACCACCCCGACGGGGTGATCCTGGTCGTGGACAAGGGCTACCGCGACCGCGACACCGAAATCTGGCTCAACGACAACGATGTCACCGTCGTACGCCCCGCGTACCGCACCGAACCCGCACGACCCGGCCGGGGCCTGCTCCGCGCCGTCCGGCAGACCATCGAATCAGTCAACCAGACCTTCAAAAGCCAACTCGACCTCGAACAGCACGGCGGCCGGACCATCACCGGCGTCGCCGTCCGGGTCCTGCAACGCGTCCTCGCCCTGACCGCCGCGATCTGGCACAACTGGCACACCGGCCAACCGACCCTGCGCTCCCTGACCGCATTCGACCACTGA
- a CDS encoding IS3 family transposase (programmed frameshift): MARISSYTPEFREEAVQLVLQSNKPVSQVAREIDVHPETLRSWVRQYRRENSGAQNSPQIGVDERARLKELERRNRELEMENSFLKKAAGVLREGPSVTSLYEFIETMRLDTAKYAYPVDFMCEQLGVSRSGYYEWRTRPDSATATRRAHLRSAIEEVFAASDGTYGHRRVHAQLRRQGVSAGPELVRQLMRELGLVPCQPRPRRWGLTQSSSGTVPDLVGREFTADAPGEKLVGDITYIPTGEGWLYLATVIDCCTKEVIGYAMDDHYQTPLISRAIRNAARNRELRKNAIFHSDRGSNYMSDDYGRTLRDLRLRRSAGRTGICFDNAMAESFFGALKNERVSRVKYPTREAARRDVTAYIEFWYNRQRLHSAVGYRPPREVHAEFENLQIAA; this comes from the exons ATGGCACGCATAAGCTCATACACCCCAGAGTTCCGTGAAGAAGCAGTGCAACTCGTTCTACAGTCGAACAAGCCAGTGTCGCAGGTTGCCCGGGAGATCGACGTTCATCCGGAGACGCTGCGTTCCTGGGTCCGCCAGTACCGGCGGGAAAACAGCGGCGCCCAGAACAGCCCACAGATCGGCGTCGACGAGCGCGCTCGACTGAAGGAACTCGAACGCCGCAACCGGGAACTCGAAATGGAGAACAGCTTCCTGAAAAAAGCCGCGG GCGTACTTCGCGAAGGGCCCTCGGTAACGAGCTTGTACGAGTTCATCGAGACGATGCGACTCGACACCGCGAAGTACGCCTACCCCGTCGACTTCATGTGCGAACAACTCGGCGTGTCCAGGTCCGGATACTACGAATGGCGAACCCGCCCCGACTCCGCGACCGCCACCCGCCGCGCCCACCTTCGATCGGCCATCGAGGAGGTGTTCGCCGCGTCTGACGGCACCTACGGGCATCGACGTGTCCACGCGCAACTGCGGCGCCAGGGCGTGTCCGCCGGGCCGGAACTCGTCCGCCAGCTGATGCGCGAGCTCGGGCTCGTGCCGTGCCAGCCCCGCCCGAGGCGGTGGGGACTCACCCAGTCGTCGTCCGGCACGGTGCCTGACCTCGTCGGCCGGGAGTTCACCGCCGACGCGCCTGGGGAGAAGCTCGTCGGCGACATCACGTACATCCCGACCGGCGAGGGGTGGCTGTATCTGGCGACCGTCATCGACTGCTGCACGAAGGAAGTCATCGGGTACGCGATGGACGACCACTACCAGACGCCGTTGATCTCCCGCGCCATCCGTAACGCCGCCCGGAATCGCGAACTCAGGAAGAACGCCATCTTTCATTCGGACCGGGGCAGCAACTACATGTCGGACGACTACGGCAGAACGCTTCGGGATCTGAGGTTGCGGCGATCCGCTGGCCGGACCGGAATTTGTTTCGACAATGCGATGGCGGAATCGTTCTTCGGTGCGCTGAAGAACGAACGCGTGTCGCGTGTGAAGTATCCCACGCGTGAGGCGGCACGTCGGGACGTTACTGCCTACATCGAATTCTGGTACAATCGTCAGCGTCTGCATTCAGCGGTGGGCTACCGACCTCCCCGGGAAGTCCACGCAGAGTTCGAGAACCTTCAAATCGCGGCGTGA
- a CDS encoding site-specific integrase has product MDQRTAQLETLRNLLKQLDITPEQLLHGTTAASVAIPTFDEYVWQVAEAVSPGTRRVYGSYWQRICQHWGTRRITEPTPLEIKRLAEEIRRDVVVRRNARGGRTAAEHLIAAMRCIYRHAVMDGLIRQTDNPAAKVPKPRRLASTRRALTETQLAAISNIATTTGNDPHLDGLLIRLHMETACRRGGALTLRLRDLDPDNCLIFLREKGGTSRWQPVSPTLTRHLLAHHAERGDGDREGPLLRYRDGRALTYRRYDYLWRRVGTHLPWVVAQQVSTHWLRHTTLTWVERAFSYAVARAYAGHSGKNDVGTTMTYVRAEVQEVAAALAALTGEPHPLAPGTSRQDHLPRAQPTAPAGGCDWPPVAQPGAGLPAQREPSS; this is encoded by the coding sequence ATGGATCAGCGCACGGCGCAACTGGAGACCTTGCGCAACCTGCTCAAGCAGCTTGATATCACCCCCGAGCAGTTGCTGCACGGTACGACGGCAGCGTCGGTGGCGATACCAACGTTTGACGAGTATGTGTGGCAGGTTGCCGAGGCTGTCTCACCCGGTACCCGCCGGGTCTACGGCTCGTACTGGCAACGGATCTGCCAACACTGGGGCACCCGCCGGATCACCGAGCCCACGCCGCTGGAGATCAAGCGGCTGGCCGAGGAGATCCGCCGCGACGTCGTCGTGCGACGCAACGCCCGTGGTGGCCGTACCGCGGCCGAACACCTGATCGCCGCGATGCGCTGCATCTACCGGCATGCGGTCATGGACGGGCTGATCCGCCAAACCGACAACCCCGCCGCCAAGGTCCCCAAGCCCCGCCGGCTGGCCAGCACCCGACGCGCCTTGACCGAGACGCAGCTGGCCGCGATCAGCAACATCGCCACGACGACCGGCAACGACCCGCACCTCGACGGCCTGCTGATCCGGCTGCACATGGAGACAGCCTGCCGCCGCGGCGGGGCGCTGACCCTGCGACTGCGAGACCTCGATCCGGACAACTGTCTGATCTTCTTGCGGGAGAAGGGCGGTACCTCCCGCTGGCAGCCGGTCTCGCCGACGCTGACGCGGCACCTGTTGGCCCACCACGCTGAGCGCGGCGACGGCGACCGGGAGGGGCCGCTGTTGCGCTACCGCGACGGTCGGGCGCTGACCTACCGGCGCTACGACTATCTCTGGCGCCGCGTCGGCACCCACCTTCCCTGGGTCGTCGCGCAGCAGGTCAGCACCCACTGGCTACGGCACACCACGCTGACCTGGGTGGAGCGCGCCTTCAGCTATGCGGTGGCCCGCGCGTACGCAGGGCACAGCGGCAAGAACGACGTCGGGACGACGATGACCTACGTGCGGGCTGAAGTCCAGGAAGTCGCCGCTGCCCTGGCTGCGCTGACCGGCGAGCCGCACCCGCTGGCCCCCGGCACGAGCAGACAGGATCATCTGCCGAGGGCACAGCCCACCGCCCCCGCAGGCGGGTGCGACTGGCCACCCGTCGCCCAGCCCGGCGCTGGTCTTCCCGCACAACGCGAGCCGTCGTCCTGA
- a CDS encoding transposase: protein MFRVLDDAIAQLPASYRRKILIRVDGAGATHDLMTHLERLNRTRRNVRFTVGWTITAADETAIARLPETAWTDSLGQDGTATTGQAHTAELTGLNQRLDNWNTGLRLIVRRTRASARHAKNLTALERSTGWRYAIVATNIGRLGRVAGSHQPQWLDALHRAHAGVEDRVRTNKAMGLRNLPSKDWTVNQGWVLAANIAADLDTWTRLLGLHDQADLAHAEPDTLRYRILHLPAKLATHARRTILSIPDTWPWAEAFTLCWQRLSLIPPPT from the coding sequence GTGTTTCGGGTACTCGACGACGCGATCGCCCAACTACCGGCGTCCTACCGGCGGAAGATCCTGATCCGCGTCGACGGCGCCGGCGCCACCCACGACCTCATGACACACCTGGAGCGGCTGAACCGGACACGACGCAACGTGCGCTTCACCGTCGGCTGGACCATCACCGCCGCCGACGAGACCGCCATCGCCCGGCTACCCGAGACCGCGTGGACCGACAGCCTCGGCCAGGACGGCACCGCCACCACCGGACAGGCACACACCGCCGAGCTGACCGGCCTCAACCAACGCCTCGACAACTGGAACACCGGGCTACGGCTGATCGTGCGACGCACCAGAGCGTCGGCCCGGCACGCGAAGAACCTCACCGCCCTGGAACGATCCACCGGCTGGCGATACGCGATCGTCGCCACCAACATCGGTCGCCTCGGACGGGTAGCCGGCTCGCACCAGCCACAATGGCTCGACGCCCTCCACCGCGCCCACGCCGGCGTCGAGGACCGCGTCCGCACCAACAAGGCCATGGGCCTACGGAACCTGCCCTCCAAGGACTGGACCGTCAACCAGGGCTGGGTCCTCGCCGCGAACATCGCCGCCGACCTCGACACCTGGACCCGGCTCCTCGGCCTACACGACCAGGCCGACCTCGCCCACGCCGAACCCGACACCCTGCGCTACCGAATCCTGCACCTCCCCGCGAAACTCGCCACCCACGCCCGCCGCACGATCCTGTCCATCCCCGACACCTGGCCCTGGGCCGAAGCGTTCACCCTCTGCTGGCAACGCCTCAGCCTGATACCCCCACCCACCTGA